The genomic segment CGTCCGGTCAAAAATTCGTAATAAGAAACCTTGGCCGATTTGACCAAATTGCGATTTATTTCCAGTTGTATCATTAGCAGGACTAGCATCTAGCGCGAAGAACAAATCTGGTTGAATCATGTGAGTACTGACTCCCGCACCACGCAACCCAACTTCTTCTTGAACATTCGCCCCTGAAAATAGTGTATTCGGAAGTGATTCGCCCTTTAATTCTTTTAAAAGTTCGATTGCAAGACCAACCCCGTAACGGTTATCCCAAGCTTTTGCTAAAATTTTCTTTGGATTAGCAAGTGGCGTGAACTCTGCAACAGGAACGATAAATTGACCGGGTTTGATTCCGATTTTTTCTGCATCGGCTTTGTCATCGGCTCCAATATCAATTAATAAGTTTTTTGGGTCAGTTGGTTTGCTACGTTCTGCTTCTGATAGTAAATGCGGAGGAACAGAAGCAACCACACCGATAACCGGACCATTCGGCGCCATCACTTGGACTCTTTGCGCTTGTAAAACTTGCGGGTTCCAACCACCAAGCGTTTGAAAGCGAATCATTCCGTTTTCGGTGATTTGCGTAACCATAAAGCCAACTTCATCCATATGACCAGCAACAAGTACTCTAGGCCCTTCAGCAGCACCGTGACGCACACCAAAAATTCCACCTAAACCATCTTGAATAATTTCATCCGAAACTGGTTCAAGTTCTTTTCGCATAAAAGCGCGAATTCGATGTTCATCACCTGAAGTTCCTTGTAATTCTGTTAATTCTTTAAACATCGCTAACGTTTCTTTTTCCATTAATAATCATCTCTTTCCATCTGAAATCTCTTTTATTATAGCAAATAATACGCATTCATGCTCATTCTCTTCCTTGTTTTTTCGAAAGCGCGTTCAAAAATCCTTTTATAATCAAAAATTTGTAGTATAATGGTTAAAGGAGATGCGTGTAGTAGCTTTTATTATGCCATTTTTTAAAAGTATAGGAAAACACTAGGGAGGCAAAACAATGAACTGGAAGGCTTTCATTGCCGGCGTTGGAGCAGGTGCAGCAGCTGGACACCTTGTTTATCATTATTTACTAAGCGATAAGACAATTTCAGGTGACGTTATTTTGGAGAACGTGAAAGATGCATTTAAGCAAGACGGACCAATTGAGGGTTCATGGATTCAACTAAAAAAACAACACTACAAGAAATTTGCAATTGACACTTTTGTTTATCACGGTGGTATCACATGCATCCGTGAAGGCGAGAAAAAACAATTCGAATTTATTGCAGATGCTAATACCGGAACAATTATTGATGTATACTTAGCTTAATTGCTTAAAACAAATAAAAAAAAGAGATTCTCTGTTGTTATAGATAGAGAATCTCTTTTTTGTGTTATTTCATTTCTTTCCAGATAGCAATCATTTCATAAGCAACGTCTCGCAGTGTATAGGTTGTCATAAACTGATCTTCTGCATGCATAAATAAAATGGATATTGGCACATCTCCGCCATCTGCTTCTTTTTGAATTAATTGAACGTGATTTTTATGTCCTTCGCTTAGAAATTCATTTGCTTCATCTATTTTCTGATAGGCTTCATCAAACTTTCTTTCTCTTCCAAGCCTCATCGCTTCTATAATACAACTTCTTGCTGCTCCAACTGAGCTAATTATTTGAAATGACGCAAGTTCCATACCTTCCATCTTGTGTTAACCTCCTACGATTGTTACTTGACCGACTAATGTTGTATCAGAACTTCCGCCAACGAAAATCTGTATACCGCCTGTCTCCATCTCATATTTATTATTGATTGACCACACTTCGAATGTCGTTTTATCTAGCTCGATCGTCACTTCTACTTTTTCTTTTGGTTCGATTCGAATCTTTTTAAAGGCTTTTAACTCTTTCTTTCTGCGAGTTATGCTGGACTCCATATCATGAATATAAAGTTGCACGACTTCTTCCCCCGCTACTTCGGAAGTATTTTCAACAGTTACTGTAACATCAACTTTTTCTCCCGCAAGTAAAGCAGATAAAGCTACACGTTCTTGGTTAATGACCAAATCGTGATATTTAAAACTACTATAACTTAAGCCGTAACCGAATGGATAAAGTGGTTTTCCTGTTAAATCGAAATAGTCTTCTTTATATTCCACTGCTTTTTGATTGTAGTAAACAGGGATTTGTCCAGAAGATACTGGGATACTAACAGGCAATTTACCAGATGGATTATATTTACCGACTAGCACTTCTGCCACCGCCGTTCCACCAACACTACCTGGATACCAAGCTGTAAGAAGCGCATCTGCCTCTTTGCTAATTTCCGGAATAGCTATTGGTCGACCTTGAATCATCACAACAATTACTGGTTTATTTGTGCGTTTCATTGCCCGGAATAACTCTAATTGTACTTCCGGAAGAGCAATATCTGCTACATCGACATTTTCACCAGCATCCATATTCGGTCCTTTTGAACTAACAGCACCATTGCTTAAAAATTCCATGTTGAAATTGCGCGCACTAGAACCACCAAGAACTAAAACAATCGCATCTGCTTCCTCAGCTAATTCTTCCGCCTTTAAAATTCCGTCAGTCACTTTTTCACGAATTTCTGAGCCTTTTTCGTAAATAAGTTCCCACTCTTTTGGAACGATGCTTTTTAGCCCTTCTAAAACAGTGACACAATCTGCTTGATTTTGTGGAGCGGTATAATCCCCAAGTTGATTATAAAGCGCATCCGCATTTGGCCCAACAATGGCTAATTTTTTCTGTTTTCCTTTTAGTGGCAAAGTGTTTGCTTCATTTTTCAACAGACAAATGCCTTCTCTAGCAGCTTGTAAATTCAGCTTTTTCCAGTTAGCGGAAGGAGCCGATACCACTTCTTCCACATAAGGATTCTCAAATAATCCTAGTTGGAATTTCACTTGCAGAATCCGCCGTACAGCTTGATCAACAACTGATTCGTTTAAAACACCTGCCGTTACACCCTCTTCTAAAAAAGGAAATACATCATCCCATAAACTTAAATCCACACCAGCTTCGATTGCCATTTTTGCTGCCTTTTTCGGGTCTGGGTTTAATTTTAGCAAACGATCTAATGCACATCCATCGGCCATCACGATTCCTTCAAAGCCCATTTCTTCACGTAGAATTGTTGTTAATAATTCTTTATTTGCGTGACAAGGTACACCGTCAATTTCATTATATGCAGCCATAACTCCTAGCGCACCTTTTGCAATACCAGCGCGTAATGGCTCTAAGAAAATTTCTCTAAGTTCTCTTACTCCGATTGAAACTGGCCCAGAATTATGACCGCCAACCGGTTCTCCTTGTGCGGCAAAATGTTTTAGAATGACGGCTATTTTACCATTTTTTTGAAAGCCTTCCGTTATGGCGGCGGTTAATTCTGCTGCAAGGTACGGATCTTCACCGTAACATTCTTCTGCCCGGCCCCAACGAGGATCCCGCAGAATATCTAAAGCAGAAGCAAGCGCTAAATGAACGCCTTTGTCAGAAATTTCTTCCGCTATCGCTTCGGCTACTTGTTGTTGTAATTCAGGATGAAAAGAAGCTGCTCGCGCTAGATTTACTGGATACGATTCACTATCAAGCGCTTGGTGACCGTGCGGAACTTCTTCTGCTAATAAAACTGGAATTCCAAGTCTTGTGTTCTCCACGACATAACGTTGCACCATATTAGCAACTTTAGCGGAATTAACTCGCGAGATGCCTGTTTCTTTATTCATTTTCGACCAAGGATCTGCTCGAAAAAGTCCGTATAAAGCACCAATTCCTTCAAAATGAGCGACTTCTTGTTTGAAATTATCCGTAATTTGAAACACATCACCATCTCTCGAAAAAGCATCCCAGCCATACATCCGTTGATTTAACTGTCCACATTTTTCTGCAAGCGTCATCTTAGCAAGCAAATCTTCTACGCGCGCTGTAATATGTTGTGTTTTATCTAAATAAATTGTCATTTTCTTTCCTCCTTGCTAACCTTTAGCCTAGCAAATTAAGAGCGACATCTAGTACTTTTTCTCCGTTCATTCGGCCATAATCGACTACATCAATTACCGTAACAGGGATACTTCCATTAACTACATCCGTAACTTTATCTTTCATATAGCTAACTTGTGGGCCAAGCAAAATGACATCTGCTTGGCGCCAGTTTTTCTCAAAATCTGTTTCAGAAATTGCCCAAATAGTTATTTCTAATTCACGTTCTTCGGCAACACGTTCCATCTTACGAACAAGAACACTTGTAGACATTCCCGCATTGCACATTAACATAATCTTTTTCATATAATCGTCCTCCTATTAAGCTTTTATGCGATCATTCGCTTTTAAGAATGGTAAATAAAGAAGTACACAAACGCCGATTAAGAATATTTGGAAGACAGCTGCACGCCAGTCCCCACCAGTCGCTAGGAATCCAGAAGCTACAACAGGTGTCGTCCACGGAACCATAACCACCACTTCTGAAATCATATGGAGTTTTGTGGCTAAATAAGCTAGACCTAAGCATAATGGCGTAGAAATAATAAACGGAATCATTAAACTTATGTTATAAACGATTGGAAGCCCGAAAACTACTGGCTCATTAATGTTAAATAGCCCTGGAGCTGCGGATAATGTCGCAATTTCGCGATAATCTTTTCGTTTTGACCAGATGAAAATAGCAATTAGTAAGGCGATAGTATTTCCGCCGCCGCCCATAACTCCGAAAATATCACGGAATGTTGTGTTGATAATATGCGGAATTTCTGTATGATTGGCAAATGCAGTCATATTTTCTTGCATATTAGCAAGTAGCACTGGATCCATGATTGGTCCAAGAATACCACTTCCCGCAATACCGATAGAATAAAGCATTTGAGAAATAGTCATTAATACTAAGAATCCTGGTACGCTTGTTACAAGGAACGTTAATGGTTTTTGAATAATTGTGCTGATTAGTGAATACAAGTTTAAACTGAAAAGCGTCGCCACTAAGAATGAAATAAATGCAAAAATAAGAATCGTTAACATTGTTGGAATAAGTACGTTAAATGATTTAATTACCGCTGGAGGAACACTATCTCCAGAAATACGAATCTTCATTTTTTCACTCTTCGAAAGACGAATAAATACTTCGGTCGCAAGTAGTGCTGTAACAATACCAACAAACATCCCTGCTGAACCCATTAACGAAAGTGGAAGCACACCAGTAACTTCGACTATTTTTTCTGAACCCATTGGAATAACTTGGGTTACAGCTGGTACAAAAATAACAATAAGTGCAATAGTCATTAACGCTGGAGCAAATGGATTTTCAAATTTGCGATTTTGCGCTAAAAAATAAGCTACGGACGCGCCGATTAAAATGGTAATAATACCAAGCGTCCCGTTGACAATACTATTACCTAAGTTTTGCCAAGTAGTTAGTGTTTCTGAACTAATAATTGCGGACATAAAACCATCCGGCTTAATAATGACGTTGTTAATTAATACCATGAATCCTGCTAACATAATAAAAGGTAAAATAGTAGCAAATGCATCACGCATGGATTTCAAATGAATTTGATTTCCAAGCTTTTGTGATAACCAACTTAACTTCTCGATGAATTTTTTCAATTTCTTAACCTCCTTAGATATTACAATAATTGTAGCGCTTTCTTTTCAGTAAATAAATCCAGTCTTTTTCCACATTAACAGGTTAGATGCGGAAATAAAGAAACAAGCTCCACATTTAGAAGAGCTTGTTCTCTGATAGTTGTTTAATTAAATTGTTCTTAAAACCCGCATAAAACTCTCAAAATCAGTCACCCGCTTTAATTCTCCCATCGCTTTGGGATTTTCCACTAAGTCACTGATAAGCGTATAAAGTGTTGCTAGTCGTTTCTGTTCTTCATTTTTCACAGCCAACATAAACACTACTTGGGCGCGTTTTTCGCCGTTCCAATCTACACCAGCTGGACAAATACATACAGCAATAACCGTCTCCAACACATCTGCTTCAACCGGATGTGGAGCTGCAAGACCATTTCCTAAATAAGTTGGCACAATTTCCTCACGTTCAATAAGCGACGGCAAGTAATCCGCCCCAACAAGTTTTTTTTCACGCAAAAGCCCTACTAAGTCTAGTAAAATTTCTGATTTACTTGTTTTATCACTAATTAAAAACAGCCCTTCGCGAAAAATCTTTTCTAATTCTAATTGGTTTTCTGTTCCCTCTTGTTTTACGAGCGAAGTTATACTATCAATATCTTCTTTCGTTAAAAACGGCGACACTTGAATCACCGGATGTCGTTGCGATTGAAGCGGAACAGTCGAAATAACAAAGTCACAGGATGTAGCTTTTGTTTTATAATCTTTAAAAGAGTAAACCCCCACAATATCCAAACTACTGGCAAATTGTTTCCGTACTTTTGATTCTAATAATTGGGAAGTTCCTAATCCTGATGCACAAACAATTAACACTTTTTGTTTACGATGAACAAATTCTTTATCTAAACCATATAAGAAATGAATGGCTAAATATCCAACCTCTGCTTCATTTACTTCTGTTTTCAGTTCCGTTTCCAGCACATCTTTTGCAACTAAGCCAAGTTCGAAAGCAAACGGATAGTTCTCTTTTAAATTTTCCAAGTAAGGATTTTGAATATTCATCTTGAACTTCATTCTATTAATAGCCGGTTTTAGATGAAGGGCAATATTGGAGACCATTTTTTGATCTTGTCGGAAATCATAGCCATATAGCCGTTTAATCTGATCTAATATTTTATCGACAATAATGTATTCTCGGTAATTATTGAAATCACTTTTCCAGTTTTTCGCACTTAAATGTAACAATATATAGGAAATTTCACTTATTGGAAAATGAATGTTTTCTGCTATTTCAATTTCTTTCATAATTGTTTGGGCTGCGTGCAATTCAGACATGCTGAATTCAACGTCTTCTAAGTCAGTGGCTGTAATGTAGCAATTATCTTTTACCCTAGAAACGGCAATGGCAATATGAATAATCAAATTTTTAACAGAGATATCCGTCATATGAATATTATACTTTGCCACATTAGACACAACAATTTCTAGCATTTTTTCTAAACTAACATCTTGAAAAAAGTTCCGCTCAGTTTCTGTAATGAGTGGTGTTGCTGATTCTGCAAGTAAATATCTAGAATAACAAAAGCGAATCGCTAGTTCAGTCCCTGAAATTCGAATGCCATAACCAGCTCTTTTTTCGACCGTTAAAGAATATTCCTTTAGTTTCTCTTTCACTTCTAAAATATCGGAATTTATTGTCGATTTACTTACGAAAAGTTCTTCTGCCAGTGTTTCTAGTTTGACGTAATTATTATTAAGCAATAGATAGCGGATGATGTAATCTGCTCGACCTTCTGCAAACATTGGTACAATATTCATATTCGATTGACCAGTTGAATTATCTAAAAGAGCCTCTTGAATTGCTTTTTCATCTTCTACAATTAAATGATAACCAACGCCAGGAACCGATTCAATTTGGTTGCCAGCATGCTTCAGTAAGGGATTAATAGCTTTAATATCATTTCGAATTGTTCTAGGAGTAACAGCTAGCGCCTCACCAAGCTCTCTTCCACTTATAAATGACATTCTTAAATAAAGCATATGAACTATTTTTTTCCATCTTGGCAACAATAATTCAGAAGCACTCATCCGGATTTTCCTCCTCGTAACAATGAATTCAATCTAATCATTTAACGAATGTAGCTATCAATTTTTTTCTTAATTAGCGCTTCGTCTTTTTCGCCGCGCTCAATAAGTTCTTTCATCTGTTCAGTGTAAATCACTTTTGCCGCCGCGTCCATTGCTTTTTTTACCGCAGCAATTTGTTGCATAATCGTTTCAAAATCGCGTTCTTCTTCCGTCATGTTTTTAATCGACCGTACGTGTCCTTCTATTTTGGCAAATCTGGTTATTAGCGCTTTGCGTTCAGCAGTCTCCAATTTATATACCCCCTAACAGTATACTAGATATAACCCCCTACCCAGGTTATACATTTCGCTTTAAAATGCGATTTATAAGTACATGATACCACAAAATAAAAATACCCTCAAAAAAAGAAGCGTGTTAACACTTCTTAATTTCGATTATTGATTTTTAAGCTAGTTTGAATTTCCCCATTTTCAGCAATTTTCACTGCCCGAAATCTTGCATCATGATAAGATAAAAACCAATAATCTTTTCCAAATGTTTTCTTAAAAATAGTTTGTTTGGCAGCAATAGAAGTCATTGGATAATCATCATAAGCCGTAACCCAAAGAACATTTTGATGGGCAAATGTTGGGAAAATATCCGCCATATGGACAGCTTTTTCTCCATTAGAATGGAACCAAATAATCGAATGTCCCGCACTATGTCCCCCAGTATGTTCCATTGTTATTGCACCATTTATTTCTACTTTGCTATCAAAAGTATGAACTTGCGCTTTAATTTGTTCCCCGTTTTCTTTCCAATAAGTTGCCTTTGAACGAATATTAGGATGTTGCATTTCCTCCCATTCTATTTTCGAAGTCCAGATTTCCGCATTTTTGAAAATGGAATAGTAAGCTCCATCAGAAAAACCGGTTAAACCAAGCACATGGTCGAAATGTAAATGCGTCATTAACACATAATCGATTTCTTCTGGCGCTACACCGATTTTAGCTAAATCTTCCAGGATGAACGATTCTTCCGTCACGCCGTAGTTGCGCTTTTGTTTTTCTGTCAAACGACCGTTCCCTAACCCACTATCAATTAAATAATTTTTACCTTGATAGCGAAAAAACATTGGATCTGTTACATTTGCTAATTGATTTTTTTCGTTAGCTGGGTATTTCTTCTCCCAAAGTGGTTTAGGAACTACGCCAAACGTCGCTCCCCCATCAAAATGGGTGTAACCGCCTCTTAACCAATAAATAGTGATTTCTCCTATTTTCACTTTATCCATTACTTGCCTACCTCCAAATTCAATATAAAAACCAGATGCAGCAAATGCACCTGGTTTAACCTGTTAATTTCTATCAAATTTTGCTTCAAGACGATAGATTGGGAATCCTTTAGCTGAAAATTTTTCTTCGTATTCAGTTTTGATATTCCCTTCGTAATCACTGTTATGCAAATCAAGCGAGACAAAAGTTAGTAACAAATTATACTCAGAAAACGCTACTAACGAATATTCAAACAAACTACGATTATCCGTTTTAAAATGAATTTCCCCAGCTTCAGGCAAAAGTCGTTCATATATTGTCAAGAAAGTCGGATTAGTTAGTCGGCGTTTTGTATGGCGTTTTTTAGGCCACGGGTCAGAGAAATTAAGATAAATCTGTGCTATCTCCCCTTTTTCAAAACACTCTTCTAATAATTTAGCGTCTCGAGCTACTAAACGTAAATTCGGGACATCTGCTTCGATTGCTTTATCTAACGCAGAAACAAGTACACTTTCAATCATTTCGATACCGATATAGTTAATGTTTGGATTTGCTTTTGCCATTCCGCTAACGAATTGTCCTTTCCCTGAACCGATTTCGATGTGGATTGGATTATTATTTCCGAACACTTCTTGCCATTTTCCTTTTAGTTCTTCTGGGTTTTCAATGTAAATTGCTGGAAATTCTTGCAATCTATCTTTTGCCCACGGTTTATGTTTTACACGCATCTTTCTTTACACCTCATCATCTTCTATTGCATTTTGAAAAATTTGCTTTGCTCGTTCATTTGCTTCGACCGACTGATTTAAAGTTAATTGCATCACTGTTTGGCAAATTGTATACCATTTTAATTTGCGATGTAAGCCAGTTGTTAATTGTGTTCCATAACTGGAAAGCCATACTTCCCATCCATTTCTAGGGATATATTGGTATAAAATCATTCCGACGTCATTTGCGGCATCAGCAAGCATTGCTCCGTCCCAGTCCACTAAAAATAACTCATTGTCTTCAGAAATAATCCAATTGTTGTGATTTACATCTCCGTGACAAACAACGTATTCTGTCTGTTCGCTAGCTGGGAGATTTAATTCCAAATATCGAATTGCTTCTACCATAGAATTAGTTGCATTTTCGCGCGCCGCCACTTCCGCTTTTAAACGAGCTAGTAGTTGTTCTGCTGAAAAATAACAGTTTTCGATTTTTTCTAACATATGTTGCAAAGTTTCCGAATGATGGATTTTAGCTAGAAGCGCAGCCACTCTTGCCCCATTCATTTCATCGCGTGTTAAAATATTGCAATTAACCCATTTTTGGGCAGTAATAACATCGCCATTTTCCACCCGTCTTGTCCAAACAAGTTTTGGTACAATGTTTTCTACGGAAAGCGCAGCTAAAAAAGGCGAAGAATTTCTTTTTAAAAAGAATTTTTCGTCTTCATGTGTTGCAACAAATGCTTGGCCAGTTTCCCCTCCAGCCGGCGCTATGTCATATTCTCTCCCAAAAAAGTTATCTTTCATTTACATACACACCTTTTATCAGCTCTTTGCAACTTCCCTATGCCCTTTAAAAATTCATTCCGAACAAAATTGGTAACTATTCATGATTTTACTTCTCTTAGCGCTTCTAGTCAAGTCAACATATGTTCGTTCTAGTGATTTTTTCTTAAAAAGTTCCAAAATCGGTTTAACAACTAATTTCTCCAAATAAATACCACGCATTAAATTCTGATTACACGAATGAAATGCGCGGTATTTTTTAAGATTATTTTTTTATGCTTCTTCTGTTTTTTTAACGATTGGTGCCATTGCGCTATTATTTTTTTGGATAAAGAGCGCTAAAACACAAGCAACAACAGAAAGAATTCCAGCTACTAAAAAGGCTGTATCAATTCCGTGAATTAGTACGTGATTAGCAATTTCTGTTTTGGTTTTATCCATCACATCTTCTGGTCCAAGATGTCTCGCAAAACTAGCTGCACTTTTTGACATAACCGTAATTAAGGCTGCTGTTCCGATTGAACCAGCAACTTGTCTCATCGTGTTAAACATCGCCGATCCATGTGCTGCAAGATTAAGCGGTAACGAGTTGAGCGCGGCCGTTTGAAGTGGCATCATTACCATCGCCATACCCGCAGAACGTATCGTTTGGATGATAATGATATAAGTTAATGTAGTCGATTCATCTAAACTTGTAAACATGAACGTAGAACCAGCCATTATAATCAATCCGACTAGCGATAAATACTTCGCCCCAAACCGATCAAACATAACTCCAGTCACCGGTGAAAGTACGGCTGTAACAAGAGCTCCCGGCAAGAGCACTAACCCTGACTCTAGTGGTGAAAATCCGCGAACAGTCTGCAAGAAAATTGGTAGTAAGAGCATCCCACCAAAAAGTCCCATAACTACAAAGAAACTAATTGAAGTTGTAAGTGCAAACGTAGGATATTTGAATACTCTAAAGTTAAGTAGCGGTGCTTTCGAACTTGTTTGGTAACGAACAAATAGTCCTAATACAACTAAACCTAAAACGATAAATCCTGCTACTTTCCAAGTTAACCAAGCATGATCCCCAGCATTACTAAATCCAAGTAACAAACTACCAAACCCAATGGTCGACATAATAACTCCTAATACATCGAGTTTCGGGAAAGTCCGTTTTCCAACATTTTTAAGTAAGAAAATAGCTACTACAATATCTAAAATCGCAAAAGGAATAATAATAAAGAATAAATTGCGCCAATCATATTGCTCCACAATCCAACCAGAAAGCGTCGGACCAATAGCTGGTGCAAAGTTCATCGCTAGACCAATTAAGCCCATCGCCCGTCCACGTCGTTCCATCGGGAATAAATTTAAAACAACCACGGTTAAAAGTGGCATAACAATACCAGCACCAATTGCTTGTACCATACGTCCCGCGATTAACATCGTATAGTCAGTAGCAAATCCGCCAATAGTTGTCCCAATCGCAAAAGTAATCATTGCAAATAAGTAAAGTTGACGAGTTGTAAATCGCTCTATTAAAAAGGCAGTCATCGGAATCATGACACCATTTACTAACATAAATCCAGTAGATAGCCATTGTCCTTGGCTAGCTGTAATACCAAAATCTCTCATAATACTTGGTAGCGCGACATTCATCAACGTTTGGTTGAGAATTGTAACAAAGGCGCCCATTAACATAACGATAAGAATACCATTACGTTTAACTGATGTACTTGCCGCTTTCATATTCAATCTCGTGCACCTTCCCTTTCTAAAATGGTAATTATTTCTTGATGAATTTCTAACATTTCTCGCAATCTTTCTTCCTCAATCTCTAAAATAGGTTCTAGGCGATTGAAGAATACATGATAAGTTTCCGCCGCTTTAGTAGCT from the Listeria seeligeri serovar 1/2b str. SLCC3954 genome contains:
- the mdrM gene encoding multidrug efflux MFS transporter MdrM, which produces MNMKAASTSVKRNGILIVMLMGAFVTILNQTLMNVALPSIMRDFGITASQGQWLSTGFMLVNGVMIPMTAFLIERFTTRQLYLFAMITFAIGTTIGGFATDYTMLIAGRMVQAIGAGIVMPLLTVVVLNLFPMERRGRAMGLIGLAMNFAPAIGPTLSGWIVEQYDWRNLFFIIIPFAILDIVVAIFLLKNVGKRTFPKLDVLGVIMSTIGFGSLLLGFSNAGDHAWLTWKVAGFIVLGLVVLGLFVRYQTSSKAPLLNFRVFKYPTFALTTSISFFVVMGLFGGMLLLPIFLQTVRGFSPLESGLVLLPGALVTAVLSPVTGVMFDRFGAKYLSLVGLIIMAGSTFMFTSLDESTTLTYIIIIQTIRSAGMAMVMMPLQTAALNSLPLNLAAHGSAMFNTMRQVAGSIGTAALITVMSKSAASFARHLGPEDVMDKTKTEIANHVLIHGIDTAFLVAGILSVVACVLALFIQKNNSAMAPIVKKTEEA
- a CDS encoding phosphotransferase family protein, with the protein product MKDNFFGREYDIAPAGGETGQAFVATHEDEKFFLKRNSSPFLAALSVENIVPKLVWTRRVENGDVITAQKWVNCNILTRDEMNGARVAALLAKIHHSETLQHMLEKIENCYFSAEQLLARLKAEVAARENATNSMVEAIRYLELNLPASEQTEYVVCHGDVNHNNWIISEDNELFLVDWDGAMLADAANDVGMILYQYIPRNGWEVWLSSYGTQLTTGLHRKLKWYTICQTVMQLTLNQSVEANERAKQIFQNAIEDDEV